In Nitrososphaera sp., the sequence TACCTCTGGAAGTCCCTTGAAAAATTCAAGGGGATCGGCTGAAACCCTACGCCTTCTTCTGCCTGAGGTCTTTGACTCTTCCGCGGCCAGTCTTTCTCGGAGAGATGTTGCCTACCTTGCGGCCCGGAGGAGTTGTCCTGCCGACCGACGACTGGCGACCAATGTGCTGGTGCCTGCCACCTCCGTGGGGGTGATAGACAGCTGCCTGGGCTATACCCCTTACCGTCGGGTAAAGCCTGCCGTGGGCCTGCATGTATTTTGCTCTGTTTCCGGCCTTGAGAAACGGCTTTTCCTTCCTGCCGCCTCCTGCTACGATCCCGACCATCGCCCTGCATTTCTGGTTGAGAACCAAAAACTTGCCCGACGGGAACTTTATCGTAACGCCCTCGGTCCCGTGAGCAAACACGGTCGCTCCGGAGCCTGCAGCCTTTGTAAGCTTGCCGCCATCGCCGGCGTTCTTTTCGATGTTGCAGACCATCGTGCCGTCGGGAATTGATTCGAGCAAAAGTATGTTGCCCGCCGTGGCTTTGGCGCCGGCCCCGACCTCTATGGTCTTTCCAACGACAGTGCCCTCTGGTGCCGGCACGTAAGAGTACTTGCCGTCATCAAAGCGAACCTTGGCCAGCGGCGCGTCGCGGCCTCGTTCATGAACAATGTCAAGCACGGTACCGGAGTGATGCTCTTCAAGTTTGAAATTCGGATACTTGGCCGGTGCTATCTTGCCAACTATAATAGCGCGAAACTGTTTACCTGCATGGCCGCGTCGGCGAACCAGCGTCCTCTTACCCATTTAGTTTTCAGAAATTGACCTTCCAGAAGGTGATTTTAAGCTTGTGTTGCCTGCCCTGAAATTCCGCATGCCCATCCTATATACTAGGAATATTATCAGGTGTGGTATTCGGCTGCCCTTATGAGCGAAATTATGCCAGTCAAGCTATAGTGCAGCAATTTTCCTTTCCTAAAGGTAAGTCAGAAAATCGAAAGGAGCCTGCCGAGGTTGTTCTTGTTGTAAATCCGAATTCAGCGAGTGGCAAGACCGGCAAGAACTGGGACACGCTATTTTCCGAAATCAGAAAGATTCTCGGCTCAGAAGTCGACTTTGCGTTCACCGCCAAGCCCGGGGACGGCACGACGATTACGAGAAACCTCATCCGACAGGGCGTAAAGCGCATAATCCCAATCGGAGGCGATGGCACCATCAACGAGGTTGCAAACGGCTTTTTCGAAGAGCAGGTTGGCATTAGAAACAGTTCGGACAAGCTCAAGCCGATAAACCCCGACGCCGCGATGGGAGTGGTTCCAAGCGGCACAAGAAATGTTCTGGCCAGGTCCCTTGGCCTAAATTCCGACCTTCTGGAATGCTTTGGCTGCTTTGTGCACGGCAAGCCAACAAAGATAGATGTTGTTGCCGTGTCTGCGACAAATCCCTCGTCGGGAGAATTGAATCCCGCCAGAATATTCCTTAACGCAGCGGAAATGGGGATCGCCGGGGAACTTGTGGACAGGTCAAAAAAAGTCCGGGGTACA encodes:
- a CDS encoding 50S ribosomal protein L2, which gives rise to MGKRTLVRRRGHAGKQFRAIIVGKIAPAKYPNFKLEEHHSGTVLDIVHERGRDAPLAKVRFDDGKYSYVPAPEGTVVGKTIEVGAGAKATAGNILLLESIPDGTMVCNIEKNAGDGGKLTKAAGSGATVFAHGTEGVTIKFPSGKFLVLNQKCRAMVGIVAGGGRKEKPFLKAGNRAKYMQAHGRLYPTVRGIAQAAVYHPHGGGRHQHIGRQSSVGRTTPPGRKVGNISPRKTGRGRVKDLRQKKA
- a CDS encoding YegS/Rv2252/BmrU family lipid kinase gives rise to the protein MQQFSFPKGKSENRKEPAEVVLVVNPNSASGKTGKNWDTLFSEIRKILGSEVDFAFTAKPGDGTTITRNLIRQGVKRIIPIGGDGTINEVANGFFEEQVGIRNSSDKLKPINPDAAMGVVPSGTRNVLARSLGLNSDLLECFGCFVHGKPTKIDVVAVSATNPSSGELNPARIFLNAAEMGIAGELVDRSKKVRGTLNSRLISTITAAVATVPSYESNLCDIDLDNGRERLLAKMTLGIVANGKYLGGGFKAAPLADVYDGLFDLVVLKDSGSFKILDELVKMKSGDYRNEGDIIYLQGKDALVRSKERDVTVTIDGEPAGILPAEFSVHEGSLSVVL